The following proteins are co-located in the Pomacea canaliculata isolate SZHN2017 linkage group LG8, ASM307304v1, whole genome shotgun sequence genome:
- the LOC112570560 gene encoding testis-specific serine/threonine-protein kinase 3-like isoform X1 encodes MFPAKRPRLGMAEDGRPTLQEELQAMRGEVEPVGSRRTSMSRGENGSIAYRPTYRAVLAKHNYLVRKTLGNGSYSKVKLAISLARNKEPVAIKIVDRNRAPSDFQTKFLPRELELWPHLRHPNIVRVLETFDDGRRVYMILEFQENGDALRYIQKVGALNEPLAQGWTWQVCDAARYLHDQNITHRDLKLENLLLDRNFHIKICDFGFVKGDCTLDLSRTYCGSKSYAAPEILLGEPYDPKKADTWAIGVVLYIFITGKMPFDESRGNAGVLEEQRRLEFPWRKYRKVTPEERDLVMRLFTFDFRLRPDIYAVLSTPWMKQAARNDLSILRELALDGYRYRKEREKEKEKERERERERERESEREKERTIYNGGGGGGRQHSM; translated from the exons ATGTTTCCCGCAAAGAGGCCGCGTCTTGGTATGGCTGAAGATGGCCGCCCGACATTGCAG GAGGAGTTACAGGCCATGCGCGGTGAGGTAGAACCAGTGGGTTCTCGTCGCACGTCGATGTCACGTGGTGAGAACGGGTCTATAGCGTACCGCCCAACGTACCGCGCGGTGCTGGCCAAGCACAACTACCTGGTGCGCAAGACCCTTGGAAACGGCAGCTACTCCAAGGTTAAGCTGGCAATCTCACTGGCACGCAACAAGGAGCCAGTCGCCATCAAGATCGTAGACAG GAATCGCGCTCCCTCTGACTTTCAGACGAAATTCCTGCCGCGGGAACTGGAGCTGTGGCCGCACCTGAGGCACCCAAACATCGTGCGCGTGCTGGAGACGTTTGATGACGGCCGGCGGGTGTATATGATCCTCGAGTTCCAGGAGAACGGTGACGCCCTCCGCTACATCCAGAAGGTCGGGGCACTCAACGAACCGCTGGCACAGGGATGGACCTGGCAG GTATGTGACGCGGCCAGATACCTGCACGATCAGAACATCACTCATCGTGACCTCAAGCTGGAGAACCTCCTGCTGGACCGCAACTTCCACATCAAAATATGCGACTTCGGCTTCGTCAAGGGCGACTGTACTCTTGACCTGAGCAG AACGTACTGCGGTTCCAAGTCGTACGCGGCGCCCGAGATCCTGCTGGGCGAGCCGTACGACCCCAAAAAGGCCGACACATGGGCCATCGGTGTGGTGCTGTACATATTTATCACCGGCAAGATGCCCTTTGACGAAAGTCGCGGCAATGCTGGAGTCTTGGAGGAGCAGAGACGCCTGGAGTTTCCATGGAGAAAGTACAGAAAGGTCACCCCCGAGGAGCGAG ATCTGGTCATGCGACTGTTCACCTTTGACTTCCGCTTGAGGCCAGACATCTACGCAGTGCTGTCCACACCATGGATGAAGCAGGCTGCTCGCAACGACCTGAGCATCCTTCGCGAACTCGCCCTGGACGGCTACCGCTACCGGAAGGAgcgagagaaggaaaaggagaaggagcgagagagagaacgcgaaagggaaagagaaagcgaaagggagaaagagagaacaatcTACAAcggaggaggtggagggggtCGACAACACTCCATGTAG
- the LOC112570560 gene encoding testis-specific serine/threonine-protein kinase 3-like isoform X2, with protein sequence MRGEVEPVGSRRTSMSRGENGSIAYRPTYRAVLAKHNYLVRKTLGNGSYSKVKLAISLARNKEPVAIKIVDRNRAPSDFQTKFLPRELELWPHLRHPNIVRVLETFDDGRRVYMILEFQENGDALRYIQKVGALNEPLAQGWTWQVCDAARYLHDQNITHRDLKLENLLLDRNFHIKICDFGFVKGDCTLDLSRTYCGSKSYAAPEILLGEPYDPKKADTWAIGVVLYIFITGKMPFDESRGNAGVLEEQRRLEFPWRKYRKVTPEERDLVMRLFTFDFRLRPDIYAVLSTPWMKQAARNDLSILRELALDGYRYRKEREKEKEKERERERERERESEREKERTIYNGGGGGGRQHSM encoded by the exons ATGCGCGGTGAGGTAGAACCAGTGGGTTCTCGTCGCACGTCGATGTCACGTGGTGAGAACGGGTCTATAGCGTACCGCCCAACGTACCGCGCGGTGCTGGCCAAGCACAACTACCTGGTGCGCAAGACCCTTGGAAACGGCAGCTACTCCAAGGTTAAGCTGGCAATCTCACTGGCACGCAACAAGGAGCCAGTCGCCATCAAGATCGTAGACAG GAATCGCGCTCCCTCTGACTTTCAGACGAAATTCCTGCCGCGGGAACTGGAGCTGTGGCCGCACCTGAGGCACCCAAACATCGTGCGCGTGCTGGAGACGTTTGATGACGGCCGGCGGGTGTATATGATCCTCGAGTTCCAGGAGAACGGTGACGCCCTCCGCTACATCCAGAAGGTCGGGGCACTCAACGAACCGCTGGCACAGGGATGGACCTGGCAG GTATGTGACGCGGCCAGATACCTGCACGATCAGAACATCACTCATCGTGACCTCAAGCTGGAGAACCTCCTGCTGGACCGCAACTTCCACATCAAAATATGCGACTTCGGCTTCGTCAAGGGCGACTGTACTCTTGACCTGAGCAG AACGTACTGCGGTTCCAAGTCGTACGCGGCGCCCGAGATCCTGCTGGGCGAGCCGTACGACCCCAAAAAGGCCGACACATGGGCCATCGGTGTGGTGCTGTACATATTTATCACCGGCAAGATGCCCTTTGACGAAAGTCGCGGCAATGCTGGAGTCTTGGAGGAGCAGAGACGCCTGGAGTTTCCATGGAGAAAGTACAGAAAGGTCACCCCCGAGGAGCGAG ATCTGGTCATGCGACTGTTCACCTTTGACTTCCGCTTGAGGCCAGACATCTACGCAGTGCTGTCCACACCATGGATGAAGCAGGCTGCTCGCAACGACCTGAGCATCCTTCGCGAACTCGCCCTGGACGGCTACCGCTACCGGAAGGAgcgagagaaggaaaaggagaaggagcgagagagagaacgcgaaagggaaagagaaagcgaaagggagaaagagagaacaatcTACAAcggaggaggtggagggggtCGACAACACTCCATGTAG
- the LOC112570561 gene encoding testis-specific serine/threonine-protein kinase 1-like: MMLIDMSTTVKEFTCTDDEVYLKKLGYSLGTTIGEGSYAKVKSAYSEKLQKRVAMKIINRKKAPKDFREKFLPRELKVLKVVSHPNIIKLYEILEFENKIYIVMEHAGHGDLLEYIKLRGPIPEDKSRFMFKQICSAVSYLHSNNIAHRDLKCENLLLDYQNNIKMSDFGFARFFEETSMSKTFCGSAAYAAPEILQGVSYYVPLHDIWAMGVILYIMVCASMPYDDSNIKKMIRDQLERKVGFSRSKVVSNEAKDLIRKILEVNVKKRYTLLQIMAHTWMNPAQQDENAATQGNSASNAENEAQTPSHQAQTNNASLMLPGQRQTDPSSHHHSIAQEEVAVAMV; this comes from the exons ATGATGTTAATAGATATGAGCACTACTGTCAAAGAGTTTACCTGCACTGATGATGAAGTGTACCTGAAGAAGCTTGGCTACAGTTTAGGCACCACGATCGGCGAAGGGTCGTATGCCAAGGTCAAAAGTGCCTACAGCGAGAAATTGCAGAAGAGAGTGGCGATGAAGATCATCAACCGGAAGAAGGCCCCGAAAGACTTCCGAGAAAAGTTCCTGCCGAGAGAACTGAAAGTGCTGAAGGTCGTCAGTCACCCGAACATTATCAAGCTGTACGAAATTTTAGAGTTTGAAAACAAG ATCTACATCGTGATGGAGCACGCGGGGCATGGCGACCTCCTGGAGTACATCAAGCTGCGGGGTCCGATACCCGAGGACAAGTCCCGCTTCATGTTCAAGCAGATCTGCAGTGCAGTCTCCTACCTGCACAGCAACAACATCGCCCACAG AGATCTCAAGTGTGAGAATCTGCTGTTGGACTACCAGAACAACATTAAGATGTCAGACTTCGGCTTCGCCCGCTTCTTCGAGGAGACGAGCATGAGCAAGACGTTCTGTGGCAGCGCCGCCTACGCAGCCCCCGAGATCCTGCAAGGGGTCAGCTACTACGTGCCGCTCCACGACATCTGGGCCATGGGCGTCATTCTCTACATTATG GTATGCGCTTCCATGCCCTACGACGATTCCAACATCAAGAAAATGATCCGAGATCAGCTGGAACGAAAGGTCGGCTTCTCGCGGTCAAAGGTCGTCTCAAACGAGGCCAAGGACCTGATCCGCAAGATCCTGGAGGTGAACGTGAAGAAGCGGTACACGCTGCTGCAGATCATGGCCCACACGTGGATGAACCCCGCCCAACAGGACGAGAACGCGGCCACTCAGGGCAATTCTGCCTCCAATGCTGAAAACGAGGCTCAGACGCCATCACACCAAGCACAGACTAACAACGCATCGCTCATGTTGCCGGGCCAGAGGCAGACGGACCCATCCTCCCACCATCACAGCATCGCCCAAGAAGAAGTGGCGGTAGCCATGGTCTAG